The Hevea brasiliensis isolate MT/VB/25A 57/8 chromosome 9, ASM3005281v1, whole genome shotgun sequence nucleotide sequence GCATATtctcagagagaaagcccacggcttgaagaaagagatccttaaggcggtccaagatgcctctgctgcacaagctcagctctcctctgctaacGAATACATCGCCAGAATGGAGGATCAGATGAAGCGTTATGAGGAGAGGATCGTTGAAGTGGAACGGGAACTCGAAGACTCTCGAGCTAGTTGGTCTGCCGATCTCGCTCGTTATACTGAAGACCTTCAggcgaaggaggaagagctccaagccaaggatgaggagcttcaagctaaggaagaggagatCACTATGAAGGAGGCaggggcttatgtgaacgctcataatGACCTTATGGCCGAGCTGAAGAAACGATATCCTTaaaaggacttctcctggatgaatgagCTCGCCCCAGAGACTGAAGACGAAAGCGAGGAGGAGCCCAAGAGAGATAGAGAGGGTGAGGAAAATGTTGATGTGGAACAGgctaggggtgatcctccagctgaatgacttgtacttttattttgaaatgaaatagaatccCTTTTGcttaatttcttgatgagatcggaaagtatccaaattgtacgagtgcttgattgtttgaacatattagaacatcaaacttaaaagcgattattaatctaaatataagagatcggaaaaatattgtAAGTATGAGATCGGCCTCAGGCGGGACCAAACACAGGATAAAACTTTAGataattaaaattggaaacttgatttgaatacTTTAGATCGGAAACACCATTAAGTCAGACTGAAACTTTAACTTTATTAAATGATTTTCCAAAATATTTATAGAGGAGAGATCataaataagactggatggcacggagacctgatattggtttgatttcctttgacgagagatcggaaatgagattggatggcatagggacctgatattggtgtgatctcctttgttgagagatcggaaagcattcgATTAGATGCAAGATCGGTTTATTTCCTAATCAAGTTACTTGTAACCGAAGAATGTCAGTTAGAGGTCgactttcaaagtttattgacttcggtgatcggctaaaatatggtgtcgacattaaACAttataaattctttttttttcaaaaatttagcatatttaaatttaaataaaaaattataaattaattagaataaaaatttaaaaataacatgcTTGAgcgtaggggtggccacggttcaggaaccggAACACATCGGTTATggttcctgaaccgccggtttaggttcaatgaaatcatgaacctgaaccaaatcgCCAGGGACAGTTTGGAAGACGGTTCCTGAACCGCTGGTTCCGGTTTGAGCCCCGGTTTAAAATGGGTTAAAGGGCGGTTTGAAAAAAAACGGTTCAAGACAGTTTAAAGGACAGTTTGGAAGTGGTTTAAGGATGGTTTAAGGGTagtttagacaaaaaaaattagagaaaaattttattgattcaaaatttatgttatatttgtaaaaatattttaatttttcttagaattctttcaatcaaaataaaataaggaaaaaaaaagaaagaaaataatttatttttaagaaaaatttaataaataaagacttgaacctgattaaaaaactagaaataaaattaattttttttaaagaaattagcaaaaagtatatgaacttaattttgcctaaataTCTCTTTAAgatttagaggaataaaaatttctagttctattacttgcttttttttttaaattatataataattaataattaaaaagtataaaagagaaaaaaattaaaatagaaggtattggaaattttattgaggatttaaagtaataacaaagtaattgagatagtattgaaaatttcagtaagtatataaaataataaagtaggaaaattgagaaagtattagaaattaaaatgagtatagaacataattatttagagaattgagaaaaattgaaaaaatattaaaaattaaagaaaatacagAGAATAATTATGTAgataattaatgatatatataaataaattaggagtgaggtaacatatttattgaatttttttatatttaaatcactGATTTAATCCGATTTAAAATCgttggttcaatccggttcggaACCATCAATTCACAGTTCTTAAAAAATCTGAACCTAAACCAAACCGCAAAAAGACAGTTTCAATCCAGTTCGAGGccaattctaattttaattaattttgattcgaTTTTAATCAAACTGATTTTGATTTAATTTCGATTCAAAATCGGACCGTGGCGGCCTCTAATTGGGCGTAAGTTAAAAGTTGAATAAAATAATTGACCAGGAAGTTCGACTCTGCCCAGGGAAGACTTGACATTGTTATTTCTTAAACGACATCGTATAAGAGAACCATCTATTAATTATCATGCTACGCTCGTCTTTCTCAACTCCCGCCAGTCGCCGTCCACAACCGATCATCAACTTTCTCTGCCTTATTTTACACCATCgatcttcttttctctctcctttcCGCCTATTTCTCACCAGTCACCGCCAACATCTTGCTCTTCATTCCGCTGCTTATTACGCCGGTAACAGCTCTACTTCAAACCCAATGGAGAAACCACAAAGTGAGACCCCGAAATCTCTTTTCCATTTTCGACCTCATCATAAATCGCATCTCAAAAGCGAAACTTATTATACTTTGGTGCGAATTCTATCGCAATGCCATAACCATCCGGAACTCTGTGAACTCTCCCGAATTGTACCTCAGGAGCTAAAGTCAGGTAATTTCGCTtctttaatttgaattttctttctttttttttttaaggcgaAATTATTGTTTGGATGCTGagaatttttctttcattttttttaattactagCTGTTGTTTGGTTACGGAATTGAATATGAGCAAAATTTTTGCTTTGATTTTTCTGCTTGAAGTTGCATAGGGAAACTCCTTTCCCAAAACATCATCATCGCGTTAGCATCATACAAGTGTCTGAGATTAGTGCTTTCGGTTATTGCTTCTTATTAATGTCAATGATGCTAATTTTTTGTTGAAGATAATCATAGCAATGAACCAGGAAAAGCATCTGAGGTTGTCACGGGCATGGATCAAATTGATTCCCTGACTCAAAATATTGTGTTGGGTAATGAGAATTTTGACCCGGCTGGCTTCCGAGATGGTTTATGTGACACAAAGGCAGTGATCGATGAGATAGAGAATTTCATGAGAATAGAAGAAGATGAGGATCCATCCAAACAAAGGGACTTGCCAGTGGCAGTCAATGATGATACTAATGAAACTGGTTTACAAGATAAAGGATTTGGGCAGCTGCAACGATTGCTAATGGATGAATTAGAGGACGTAATGAAAGGAAATAAAGAAGTTGTTCATGATAATGTTTGTAATTTTGCAACCACATCATTGGATGAGAGCCAGAATGGTAGTGCTGTGGGTACATTTTCTAATAACCAAGAAGCACATTTGGATCTTCAACCAATTTTTATGGAGGGATGTGGGGGTGTTGGTCGGCTACATATTGACAAAGAACACTCAACTCAAAATACTTTTGCAACCATAGATTCATCTTTGGATAAAATTGTAACTTATGAAGTTTCAAAATTGAGTGATAACCATGAAGATAAAAGTTCCTCAATGAGAAATAATCAGTTGGAAGCCAGTCATGAGATGCGTCAAAAAGAGATGGAATCAGGGAAATCAGTTTGTACTATTGGTGCAGTGGGTTCTTCTGATCATATGATTGAAGAtggtgaaatggaagaaggagaaaTTTCTGGTGAGTTTCAGGTCTGTGGCAGATTAGTTGATACGCCTTCTGAAGATGTTGTAGGGCCACAAGAGCAGAAGCAACTTTCTGAAGATGTTACAGATAGAAATAAGTTCCCTCTCAATGACAAGAAAGAAGCGAATAAAAAGGATTCTGGGTCCAGTTTCATTACATTGGAGATGGTTGATAATATGATTGATACGAGAAAAGTGGAAACCAAAGATGtaggagataagatggccagtaaACGCAAAGTTATTGCTTATGGAGATCCTATATTAGTTGAAGAGCTAGGTgggtataagaaacaaaagaaaatttgTGAAACTAAGGAACTAAAGAAAGGAAGTGGAGTGAAGGGAAAAAAGAAAGGTAAGAATTCAGCACCGTATGCCAAAAGTGGAGATCAAATTGCAATTGTAAGCCAAGAAAACGCATGTAAAGAAAAGGTATGATTCTTCTTgcaattttctttttatatttgctAATTCATATggtttttttatttcattatgaCTGAATTTTGAGTGACAAACTATGTTGGTTTGAATTCATACTCAGGAACAATCTTCTTTATGCTGTGTACCTGGCCATGGCCCATCAGTTTGTGTCTGTGTGTGCTGTTTCCATTTACTTATGAAAATTCCTCAAACTATTTACTTAAGAGAATGATCACCAAAATCTTAGTGGTGGCTCTTGATCTGCACTTATTCCTTACACATTTATATGCATGTGTGTGCATGATGTTTGTCATAAACTCATGAAATGATGGAGTGGCTGAAAGTCTTAGAGTTCTGGAAccatgatgaaattgttaagtatGAGTCCAGATTTTAACCCATTGTTTTGTTTGTTATTGGTCAGCTGAAGCAAGATGCTGGTCTAAGGAATAAGAAAAAGCGAGGACCCCCTTCTGAGGAAAGGAAAGCAAAGAAAAAGGTGTCGGATATTTCCTACCCTGTTTTCTGTGGCGTTTGAATGGATTATCTGTCTGTGTAACCTATTGATTTTGAACGCGCACAAGTTTTCTTTTTTAGGTCAATTAATTCCATTTTCTGCCATTCATCTAAAATTTTATTCTATGCATTCTTAAGACCAAAAATGTCCTCATGTTAATTTTGAAGGTAGCAAACATttgttatgttattgatttaatgtTTCCTTGCAGGAAAAAAAACGGAAGAAACGAGCACAAAAGAATCGAGAGCTTGGTGTCAAGAGGCTGAAACTACGTCCAGTACAGAATCCAAAACCTTTAGTATTCTGTCGTCATTACATTAAAGGGAGATGCCAGGAGGTGACTGTGTTCTTGCTGTGCTCTAAATTCTTTGGATCTTGTGTGATCTCTGTATTGATCTTTGAACTACTTCTGATAAAGCGAGGAACAGAGGAAAGAATAAACTAGATAATAAATTGTAACTTGAATTACTATTAAGTAATGATCAGTGTCTTTACAATAATAACTCTCAAATACAATCACCTCTCTTCTTCTATCAAACAACAAAGGAAGAAAGAAAACCCCAAACACTCAATTCCAGGAGTCACATCCCATAGTAGCATAGCTAGTCACAGCAATAGCCGAAAGAAAATAATAAGAAGCCTCCCCTCACTCAATGAGCACTTATTTATAACATTCCCTGCTGCTACTCTTTCTCACGTGAATCGGCTCCCACATTTGTAGCTAACAGACTTCCTTTCCGTTGCTCACCCTCCCGCTGTATTGTTCTAGAGACTTCCTTCTCAGGTTCTAGAAGCATCTTCTTAATTATTCTGGAATACATTGGGCCTTTAGTTGAGTACCTATCATTTTGAGTCACTTCATTCTTGTCTGCAGCAAAGGTGCATTCTGTCATATAACCAAAAACTTTCTAGGAGCTTAATTTTGTGGGCTACTTTGGAGAGGGTTATTTGATATCCTTAAATAATGTTGAGCTCTGGTGATTGTTTGGCACTGCTAATATGTGATATTTTATTGCTTTAGCTTTTGTGTGATAAATATTGTTCTTTTGTTGGCTTTAGCCATTCTTAGATTATTTATGCATATATGTGAGCCCACTTTACTCTAAATGTTCTTCTTTCAGCTGTGTTTTATTGTGATTCTTCCCCTTAACTATGAAATTATTATGTATTCTACATAATTCTTGACtatatgaaataataataaaaaagaccCTCTTCATCTCAAGTAACCTTTTCCTTAGGTTTTACTTTTCTGTCAGTTTTGGGATGAATTATCCTATGGGCTCAAATTTAAAGGTTCCTTCCTTTGTACTTTCCTCCTTCCTTTCTTGTTTGCTAACCAAACAAGGAAATTTCTACCAACTCCCTTCTCCTGATTGGATTTCCTCCCAACAAAACTCATTCCTTCTCTTAATGGATTTCTTTTCAGTAGAAATCATTAAGGCGGAACTTCCTAAAGAGGGCTTTCTAGTGGACCTTGGCTTCCAATCTAAGTGCTTGGAAGAACTGCTTCTTTTGTTGAGATTGTTGCATTGTTTTGGTTAATGGTGATTATAATCTAGTTTCCTCTAATTTTACTAATTTAGCCTGGTCTAATTTTACTAATTTAGCCTGGTACTCATTGTTaacttttttccttttcctttcacAGGgtgaaaattgcaaattttcacatGATACAATACCGCTGACAAAATCAAAGGTATAATCATTTGACTTGGTACTTCTATTTCTTGTAATGCCGGTAGCATAGTTTATCCTTTTATACTTAAACaagttttctttctttctttctttctttcttttctgaaTTCTTTTCTTTGGGTGGGGATGCATGATAATGCATTGAAGAACACAGAAATAGGGATTCTGCCTAGCATACAGGATTTTTCAACAGAAGCACCTATAAATAAAGAATTTGGAGGGAAGGAGAAAGGTGTAAACAGATAGTCAATGAATGCTCAAAAGTGTAAGAATGGCTGAAGGTTGGAGATATTCACAGTGAAGAAAGTGATATCCTTGAGAAGATGACCTTACTATCCCCCAAAATGTCATGATATCCTTAACAACCATTCATTCTCCATGCAATACACCTCCCTACATTTGCTCCTTAAGTTGTCAAAAAAACTCAACTGTTATAATACCATTCGACATTCACGAATGTGGATTAAAATACAGATGAAATCTCTTACTTATGTATAATGTGATTGTGGATATTTTTGCTATCTTTTTCAGCTTTGCTCAGCCTTTATCTATAAGAATGCCAGTGAAAGCTTTGCACCTTAAAAATGaattggaaaagaaaaagaaaacacttTTATGTGAAGACCAACACACCACATATTCTGCCAGAGGGAAGTTATTTTTCTTTACCCTCTCCATAGTTAGAAGTGAGATTTAATTTTACTAATTACTACTAAATTCTCTTTTATGCTTGACCTTGAGTGTATCTCATCTCCAAAATACATCCCTGTACACCATAAGACTGGTGCTGACTCTATATTTTCATCTATAATTTCACAGAATGATATCCAACTCCTGTTCAATGCCTCTTATTTCCAACCCATATAACTTTCTCCTGTTGCTCTCTTTTCTGCAGCAATTgagaataaatcatcaattctttGGACTGCTGCAGAAAAGAGGGCAATAGGAATTTTTAGCTGGGAACAATCTAGCGATGCATCCTTCAAAGGAAGCTTCCCATGCAATAATCTGCCATTTACTTTGCACTG carries:
- the LOC110653351 gene encoding zinc finger CCCH domain-containing protein 65 produces the protein MEKPQSETPKSLFHFRPHHKSHLKSETYYTLVRILSQCHNHPELCELSRIVPQELKSDNHSNEPGKASEVVTGMDQIDSLTQNIVLGNENFDPAGFRDGLCDTKAVIDEIENFMRIEEDEDPSKQRDLPVAVNDDTNETGLQDKGFGQLQRLLMDELEDVMKGNKEVVHDNVCNFATTSLDESQNGSAVGTFSNNQEAHLDLQPIFMEGCGGVGRLHIDKEHSTQNTFATIDSSLDKIVTYEVSKLSDNHEDKSSSMRNNQLEASHEMRQKEMESGKSVCTIGAVGSSDHMIEDGEMEEGEISGEFQVCGRLVDTPSEDVVGPQEQKQLSEDVTDRNKFPLNDKKEANKKDSGSSFITLEMVDNMIDTRKVETKDVGDKMASKRKVIAYGDPILVEELGGYKKQKKICETKELKKGSGVKGKKKGKNSAPYAKSGDQIAIVSQENACKEKLKQDAGLRNKKKRGPPSEERKAKKKEKKRKKRAQKNRELGVKRLKLRPVQNPKPLVFCRHYIKGRCQEGENCKFSHDTIPLTKSKPCCHFARHSCLKGDDCPFDHQLSKYPCTNYVSTGSCSRGEDCMFSHKLPLKEDLPSASNVSTPDLKPQSLPGTSNSKKQLDSDGTSHHNAKASPDTVGVSSCKNTEHNVAKSVVNPPVLVPKGITFLSAGKSSVAESSHSVPGSSSLTRNEEFKVGNKTDRSASGSIQNSNEIPRGTPAAVPPKGINFLSFGKAPWEFSSVKKLTSNNGAKLSLSNNVDLTKQSSSPLHTSNSIQVGKESRQSVSNTPPWLNKMLQVSKFAAVPLKSNILSSGESSTDGSRSNSLGSSSSNSASYVDRSVQASAVAPEKPSAIPPGLSASAHGSGPSADHLEHPWLKNTPKSAQKAFLSTLAFAAKVESEMKIKQSSIGTLAVSSRAIKETGDSVQP